The Capsicum annuum cultivar UCD-10X-F1 unplaced genomic scaffold, UCD10Xv1.1 ctg18905, whole genome shotgun sequence genome contains a region encoding:
- the LOC124890491 gene encoding agamous-like MADS-box protein AGL62: MKNESNMQVTFSKRRAGLFKKASELCTLCGAEIAIVVFSPGKANKVYSFGHPSVELLVDTFLGRDLPPPNDDDRHNHLIRAHRNTGQRGLNKEVMDMPESLQKEKAVGKSLLESGRGAYDRVCESPIIEGLSLSQLEQLKKALESQKRKVEFEAELQQIGSDAPMPFLTFGSALSLTGGDRESSSYGPNVGAHFPN, from the coding sequence atgaaaaatgagagtaacATGCAAGTTACTTTCTCTAAGCGTCGTGCTGGCCTCTTCAAAAAGGCTAGTGAACTTTGTACGCTATGTGGTGCTGAAATTGCCATTGTGGTATTTTCTCCAGGCAAGGCCAACAAAGTTTACTCCTTTGGCCACCCTTCCGTGGAGTTGCTGGTGGATACGTTCCTGGGGAGGGACCTCCCTCCACCAAATGATGATGATCGCCACAACCACCTAATCAGGGCTCATCGAAACACTGGTCAACGTGGGCTCAATAAGGAGGTCATGGACATGCCGGAGTCTCTCCAGAAGGAGAAAGCTGTAGGGAAATCCCTACTTGAATCTGGGAGGGGAGCCTACGATCGTGTGTGCGAATCTCCGATTATCGAAGGACTTAGCCTCTCCCAACTTGAACAATTGAAGAAGGCATTGGAATCTCAAAAGCGAAAAGTTGAATTCGAGGCAGAACTTCAACAAATAGGGAGTGATGCTCCAATGCCTTTTCTCACCTTTGGAAGTGCCTTGTCTCTTACTGGTGGTGATAGGGAAAGTTCTTCATATGGACCCAATGTTGGTGCACACTTTCCTAATTAG